In a single window of the Campylobacter iguaniorum genome:
- the uvrB gene encoding excinuclease ABC subunit UvrB: protein MDKFEISSKFQPSPDQENAIKNIVSSIQNGNKYNVLLGVTGSGKTFTMANVIKRLNMPTLIMTHNKSLAAQLYSEFKGFFPKNHVEYFISYYDYYQPEAYIPRSDLFIEKDSSINDELERLRLSATANLLEFDDVVVVASVSANYGLGNPAEYKGMVLTLTQGMQLNQKQLLLKLVDMGYKRNDAYFDRSDFRVNGDVVDIYPAYFNDEAIRLEFFGDELESMYHFDVLENKRTNDVSKFILYATSQFVVGENRLKQAIKDIELELESRLEFYQKENRLVEYQRLKQRVEFDLEMLASTGSTKGVENYARYLTGQKARETPYSMFDYFELDDKPYLVIVDESHVSLPQFRGMYAGDRSRKEVLVEYGFRLPSALDNRPLKFDEFISKKANFLFVSATPNEYELELSKGHIFEQILRPTGLLDPKIEVISSDNQVEILFDRAKKVIANGERVLVTTLTKKMSEELTRYYLELGIKVKYMHSDIDAVERNELIRGLRKGDYDMLVGINLLREGLDLPEVSLVAVLDADKEGFLRSRTSLIQTMGRAARNEHGTVILFANKITNSMREAIDITEARRKYQDEYNKKHGITPKSATRNIEDSLKEEDTPNLYNKAKKLEKMPASERAKIVKELRKQMLEAAKNLEFEKAAALRDEIAKLRDL, encoded by the coding sequence ATGGATAAATTTGAAATATCAAGCAAATTTCAGCCAAGCCCAGATCAAGAAAACGCTATAAAAAATATTGTAAGCTCAATCCAAAATGGCAACAAATACAACGTGCTTTTAGGAGTTACTGGAAGTGGCAAGACTTTTACTATGGCAAACGTGATAAAACGCCTAAATATGCCAACTCTCATCATGACGCACAACAAAAGCTTAGCAGCTCAGCTTTATAGCGAGTTCAAAGGCTTTTTTCCAAAAAACCACGTCGAATACTTCATCAGCTACTATGATTATTATCAGCCAGAAGCCTATATACCGCGTTCTGATCTATTTATTGAAAAGGATAGCTCTATAAATGATGAGCTTGAGCGTTTGCGTCTTTCTGCGACTGCAAATTTGCTTGAGTTTGACGATGTCGTCGTCGTAGCTAGCGTATCAGCCAACTACGGCTTAGGAAATCCAGCTGAGTATAAAGGCATGGTTTTAACCCTTACTCAAGGAATGCAGCTCAACCAAAAACAGCTACTTTTAAAGCTAGTCGATATGGGATACAAAAGAAATGATGCGTATTTTGATCGCTCAGATTTTCGCGTGAATGGCGATGTGGTCGATATTTATCCAGCGTATTTCAATGACGAGGCTATCAGGCTTGAGTTTTTTGGTGATGAGCTTGAGAGTATGTATCATTTTGACGTATTAGAAAACAAACGCACAAATGACGTGAGTAAATTTATACTCTACGCAACAAGCCAGTTTGTAGTCGGTGAAAATAGACTAAAACAAGCCATAAAGGACATTGAGCTAGAGCTTGAAAGTAGGTTGGAATTTTATCAAAAAGAAAATAGACTAGTTGAGTATCAAAGACTAAAGCAAAGAGTAGAATTTGACCTTGAGATGCTAGCAAGTACAGGCAGCACAAAGGGCGTCGAAAACTATGCAAGATATCTAACAGGGCAAAAGGCTAGAGAGACGCCTTATTCGATGTTTGATTATTTTGAGCTTGATGATAAGCCTTATCTTGTTATTGTCGATGAGAGCCACGTGAGTTTGCCACAGTTTCGTGGAATGTATGCAGGAGATAGAAGTAGAAAAGAGGTTTTGGTGGAGTATGGCTTTCGTCTGCCAAGTGCTTTGGATAATCGTCCGCTTAAATTTGATGAGTTTATCAGCAAAAAGGCGAATTTTTTGTTTGTTTCAGCTACTCCAAACGAATATGAGCTTGAGCTCTCAAAGGGTCATATTTTCGAGCAAATTTTACGCCCAACTGGTCTGCTTGATCCAAAAATAGAAGTCATAAGCAGCGACAATCAAGTCGAAATCCTATTTGATAGAGCTAAAAAAGTTATTGCAAATGGCGAAAGGGTGCTAGTCACGACGCTAACAAAAAAGATGAGCGAGGAGCTTACAAGGTATTATTTAGAGCTTGGTATAAAGGTCAAATATATGCACTCAGATATCGATGCAGTCGAGAGAAACGAGCTAATACGTGGGCTTAGAAAAGGCGATTATGATATGCTTGTGGGGATAAATTTGCTCCGTGAGGGCTTGGATCTTCCTGAAGTGAGCTTGGTGGCGGTTTTGGACGCTGATAAAGAGGGGTTTTTAAGAAGTCGCACAAGCCTGATCCAAACAATGGGAAGAGCTGCAAGAAACGAGCATGGAACTGTTATTTTATTTGCCAACAAAATCACAAACTCAATGCGTGAGGCCATTGACATCACTGAAGCAAGACGTAAATATCAAGATGAATACAATAAAAAACATGGTATCACGCCAAAGTCAGCCACTAGAAATATTGAAGATAGCTTAAAAGAAGAGGACACACCAAATCTATACAATAAAGCCAAAAAATTAGAAAAAATGCCAGCGAGCGAGCGAGCCAAAATAGTCAAAGAGCTACGCAAACAGATGCTTGAAGCTGCGAAAAATTTGGAGTTTGAAAAGGCTGCAGCTTTGCGTGATGAGATAGCAAAGCTAAGAGATTTGTAA
- a CDS encoding CZB domain-containing protein encodes MIGFESMCAYYEIFISLAKCDHVVFKINGYNNAITCPNSLGDHKNCRIGKWYLADAKEVLGDATNYSLIDEPHANVHKYVNGGLDIINKEGNLRSAIDMFNHAEENSNRLFEILDNLVHEIIEKKSKNYKNTHLED; translated from the coding sequence ATGATAGGGTTTGAGTCTATGTGCGCTTACTACGAGATATTTATATCACTAGCAAAATGCGACCACGTAGTTTTCAAAATAAACGGTTATAACAACGCTATAACGTGTCCAAATAGCCTTGGAGATCATAAAAACTGTCGCATTGGAAAATGGTATTTAGCAGATGCAAAAGAGGTTCTTGGAGACGCGACAAACTACTCACTCATAGATGAACCTCACGCAAATGTCCACAAATACGTAAATGGCGGACTAGATATAATAAACAAAGAGGGCAACCTAAGATCTGCTATAGATATGTTTAACCATGCAGAAGAAAACTCTAATCGTCTATTTGAGATACTAGACAACTTAGTTCATGAGATCATAGAGAAGAAAAGCAAAAACTACAAAAATACGCATTTAGAAGATTGA
- a CDS encoding prepilin-type N-terminal cleavage/methylation domain-containing protein, which produces MKKGFTLVELIFVIVILGVLASIAVPRLVANKEDAQITKAKVEVAALRSAIMLMKNQNLLQGTVGYPDLSSKEITAIANVSKNWTKSENTFTLNLDGKTVTFTYKKDDGSFKCDDTNELCKKIESEL; this is translated from the coding sequence ATGAAAAAGGGATTTACTTTAGTTGAGCTTATTTTTGTCATAGTTATACTTGGTGTTTTAGCATCTATCGCTGTGCCAAGACTAGTCGCAAACAAAGAAGACGCGCAAATAACAAAAGCTAAAGTCGAAGTAGCAGCATTGCGATCTGCCATAATGCTTATGAAAAACCAGAATCTTTTGCAAGGCACAGTTGGATATCCTGATCTATCAAGCAAAGAGATAACGGCAATTGCAAACGTTTCAAAAAACTGGACAAAATCTGAAAATACATTTACGCTAAATTTAGATGGTAAAACCGTAACTTTTACATATAAAAAAGATGATGGATCTTTTAAATGTGATGATACAAATGAATTATGCAAAAAAATAGAAAGCGAACTATAA
- a CDS encoding primosomal protein N' yields MYYYEVAISGASLPPLTYEFTTLLEPFSEVKIKLKNKIQTGYIVREVDKPSFKTAEILELTGAKLTGLQIELLKFISYYYTCELGVASGLFEPCLDTKIFKGEFTKSPNLSPKQLEALNYAKQNQISLLFGDTGSGKSEVYISLIKEFLDAGKQALFLMPEISLTPQMQKRLEEYFGCGVGIWHSKITQKSKKELLEKFFSGEIKLIAGARSALFLPFTDLGVIVVDEEHDDSYKSSSKPYYNARDLSVYLAKFGIKVLLGSATPSVSSFDKFNHFRLKGTFFESQKEFIYDESATALSQTIINELRNSLNSGKQAVVFLPTRANFKFLLCKECNKSIKCPYCSVSMSLHKKTNALRCHYCGFAMPIPKSCPNCDSQMLESKKIGTSELVLELEREFEGVRIAKFDKDEITTHKKLTTLLKNFNDKKIDILVGTQMLSKGHDYHNVDLAVIMGLDEHLEYCDFRAREKTLSLAMQVAGRAGRASKAKVIIQTLQKDFFENYISDYDKFIEDELEFRNPLYPPFARLLRIIISDKSEANAQNLEEEILKNIASIPDLQIIGHGKALIEFINSKFRREIMLRSSSHIPLLKAANVASRFGGSADIDPVSFN; encoded by the coding sequence ATGTATTATTATGAAGTAGCTATTAGTGGTGCCTCGCTTCCACCACTAACTTATGAATTTACCACTCTTTTAGAGCCATTCTCAGAGGTAAAAATCAAACTAAAAAACAAAATTCAAACAGGCTATATCGTGCGTGAGGTTGATAAGCCAAGCTTCAAAACTGCCGAAATTTTAGAACTCACTGGAGCCAAACTCACAGGGCTTCAAATAGAGCTTTTGAAGTTTATATCTTATTATTATACTTGCGAATTAGGCGTGGCATCTGGGCTTTTTGAGCCGTGTTTGGATACAAAAATATTTAAAGGAGAATTTACCAAATCTCCAAATTTAAGCCCAAAACAGCTTGAGGCTCTAAACTACGCAAAACAAAATCAAATTTCACTGCTTTTTGGCGATACGGGAAGTGGCAAAAGCGAGGTTTACATCTCTTTAATCAAAGAGTTTTTAGACGCCGGCAAGCAGGCTTTGTTTTTGATGCCAGAAATCTCACTAACCCCACAAATGCAAAAACGTCTTGAAGAGTATTTTGGGTGTGGCGTTGGGATTTGGCATTCAAAAATCACTCAAAAATCTAAAAAAGAGCTTTTGGAGAAGTTTTTTAGCGGCGAGATAAAGCTAATTGCTGGAGCTAGGTCGGCTCTGTTTTTACCATTTACCGATTTGGGCGTTATAGTCGTCGATGAAGAGCATGATGACAGCTACAAAAGCAGCTCAAAGCCGTATTATAACGCAAGGGATTTAAGCGTTTATCTGGCTAAATTTGGTATAAAAGTGCTTCTTGGAAGTGCGACGCCAAGCGTGAGTAGCTTTGATAAATTTAACCATTTTAGGCTCAAGGGGACTTTTTTTGAATCTCAAAAAGAGTTCATCTACGATGAGAGCGCGACAGCGCTTAGCCAAACCATCATAAATGAGCTGAGAAACTCACTAAATTCAGGTAAGCAGGCTGTTGTGTTTTTGCCTACAAGGGCGAATTTTAAGTTTTTGCTCTGCAAGGAGTGCAATAAAAGTATAAAATGCCCATATTGTAGCGTTTCGATGAGCTTGCATAAAAAGACAAATGCTCTAAGGTGTCATTATTGTGGGTTTGCTATGCCTATCCCAAAAAGCTGCCCAAATTGTGACTCTCAAATGCTAGAATCCAAAAAAATCGGTACAAGTGAGCTTGTCTTGGAGCTTGAGCGTGAGTTTGAAGGCGTAAGAATAGCTAAATTTGATAAAGACGAGATAACAACGCACAAAAAGCTCACAACGCTTCTTAAAAACTTCAATGACAAAAAAATAGACATACTTGTCGGCACTCAAATGCTAAGTAAGGGTCATGACTATCACAATGTCGATTTGGCTGTGATAATGGGGCTTGATGAACACCTTGAATACTGCGATTTTAGGGCGCGCGAAAAGACTCTCTCGCTTGCTATGCAAGTGGCTGGAAGAGCTGGGCGAGCTAGCAAAGCAAAAGTCATTATCCAGACTTTGCAAAAAGATTTTTTTGAGAATTATATCAGCGATTATGATAAATTTATAGAAGATGAGCTGGAGTTTAGAAATCCATTATATCCGCCATTTGCAAGGCTTCTTAGGATAATCATAAGCGATAAAAGTGAAGCAAACGCGCAAAATTTAGAAGAAGAAATTTTAAAAAATATAGCAAGCATACCTGATTTGCAGATTATCGGTCATGGAAAGGCCTTGATAGAGTTTATCAACTCTAAATTTAGAAGAGAGATTATGCTTCGCTCAAGCTCACATATACCGCTTTTAAAGGCTGCAAATGTGGCGAGCAGATTTGGCGGCAGTGCTGACATAGATCCGGTGAGCTTTAACTAG
- a CDS encoding 3'-5' exonuclease, protein MEKKLENFINLLGKTSLNFHDFLQKANDIEEIKELINIRNFDDWHVLGLNLLKTETGKITLESRYTEFKDQVFCVVDIETNGGIKTGQIIEIGAVKIQDGKEIGRFESFVYAEQIPENISELTGIYPSHLVGAPSLASVLEKFKIFLGDSVFIAHNVKFDYDFISASLEKIGFGMLLNRRICTIDLARRTIPSQKYGLGTLKELLGINNAHHRALNDAVAAALIFEECVKRVPWSVQSVEDLINFSKTAKSLKLPNTPFIQS, encoded by the coding sequence TTGGAAAAGAAGCTAGAAAACTTTATAAATTTGCTTGGCAAAACTAGTCTAAATTTCCATGATTTTTTGCAAAAAGCAAACGATATTGAAGAGATAAAAGAGCTGATAAATATAAGAAATTTTGATGATTGGCACGTTTTGGGGCTAAATTTACTCAAAACAGAAACTGGTAAAATCACACTTGAAAGTAGATATACGGAGTTCAAAGATCAAGTTTTTTGTGTGGTGGATATAGAGACAAATGGCGGGATAAAAACTGGTCAAATCATCGAAATAGGTGCCGTAAAAATCCAAGATGGCAAAGAAATAGGGCGTTTTGAAAGCTTTGTTTATGCCGAGCAAATCCCAGAAAATATCAGTGAGCTTACTGGGATTTATCCCTCGCATTTAGTAGGTGCTCCAAGTCTTGCAAGCGTGCTTGAAAAGTTTAAAATATTCTTAGGAGATAGCGTTTTTATCGCTCATAATGTCAAATTTGACTATGATTTTATCAGCGCTAGCTTAGAAAAAATCGGTTTTGGAATGCTACTAAATAGGCGAATTTGCACCATAGATCTAGCACGTCGCACGATCCCATCGCAAAAATACGGGCTTGGCACTTTAAAAGAGCTTTTAGGCATAAATAACGCCCACCATAGAGCCTTAAATGACGCAGTTGCGGCAGCTTTGATATTTGAAGAGTGCGTTAAAAGAGTGCCTTGGAGTGTCCAAAGCGTCGAAGATCTGATAAATTTTAGCAAAACAGCCAAAAGCTTAAAGCTCCCAAACACGCCATTTATCCAAAGCTAG
- the rpe gene encoding ribulose-phosphate 3-epimerase translates to MYVAPSILSADFGKLSDEVKAICEAGADLVHVDVMDGHFVPNLTIGPLVVKAVAKAATKPLDIHLMVENVPFFVDLFLPLKPKFLSFHIEEEKHPLRLIDHIRKNGVSPAIVLNPHTPVSSLEYIIKEVDMVLLMSVNPGFGGQAFIPSVLKKITQLRELIEKTSSKCLIEVDGGVNGLNAPELDEAGADIVVAGNFVFGSSSYEEAIKALKL, encoded by the coding sequence ATGTATGTAGCACCAAGCATTTTATCGGCTGATTTTGGAAAGCTAAGTGATGAAGTAAAGGCTATTTGCGAGGCTGGAGCTGATCTTGTGCATGTAGATGTGATGGACGGACATTTTGTGCCGAATTTGACAATTGGACCCCTTGTAGTAAAAGCCGTAGCAAAGGCAGCCACCAAGCCACTTGATATACATTTAATGGTAGAAAATGTGCCGTTTTTTGTGGATCTGTTTTTGCCACTCAAACCAAAGTTTTTAAGCTTTCACATAGAAGAAGAAAAGCACCCTTTAAGGCTCATTGACCACATCAGAAAAAACGGCGTTAGCCCTGCAATCGTGCTAAACCCACACACGCCAGTTTCATCGCTAGAATACATCATAAAAGAGGTCGATATGGTGCTTTTGATGAGTGTCAATCCAGGATTTGGCGGTCAAGCATTCATACCTTCAGTGCTTAAAAAAATAACCCAGCTAAGAGAACTGATAGAAAAAACAAGCTCAAAATGCCTAATAGAAGTCGATGGCGGCGTAAATGGACTAAACGCTCCAGAGCTAGACGAGGCAGGAGCTGACATAGTCGTAGCTGGCAACTTCGTCTTTGGCTCAAGCAGTTATGAAGAAGCTATAAAAGCATTAAAGTTGTAA
- the rseP gene encoding RIP metalloprotease RseP gives MKSLVLFLMILAFAFWHYGVHFSVTILAISFLIFFHELGHFLVARFFGVRVNTFSVGFGEKIYTKRVGNTDYCLSAIPLGGYVQLKGQDDLDPNTKNYDHDSYNILSPIKRIAILFAGPFFNLLLAFFLYIAIGFMGVDKLAPNIGTVLPNSAALSAGLVKDDKILSINGVKINEWEDIKRQVSLSPLDLVVQRGDETLNIILTPKIGESINIFREKVEVPLIGISPNGDIIKVYHSGFSSLSYAFSQTVEASKLIYKGLEKLIIGAVPLKEMGGIVAMADITTKASQINLSVLFLIVALISVNLGVLNLLPLPVLDGGHIVFNLYEMIFRRPVNQRVFNALSYGSMMFLFALMAFTIFNDLLRLAGVYE, from the coding sequence TTGAAGAGTTTGGTTCTATTTTTGATGATTTTAGCGTTTGCATTTTGGCATTATGGAGTGCATTTTAGTGTGACGATTTTGGCGATTTCGTTTTTGATATTTTTCCATGAGCTCGGGCATTTTTTGGTTGCTAGATTTTTTGGTGTGAGAGTAAATACATTTAGCGTTGGTTTTGGGGAGAAAATATATACAAAACGAGTTGGCAATACTGATTATTGCCTTAGTGCTATCCCGCTTGGTGGATACGTGCAGCTAAAAGGGCAAGATGATTTAGACCCAAATACTAAAAATTACGACCATGACAGCTACAATATTTTAAGCCCTATTAAACGCATCGCTATACTTTTTGCTGGGCCGTTTTTTAATCTCTTGCTTGCATTTTTTTTGTATATTGCCATAGGATTTATGGGCGTTGATAAGCTAGCGCCAAATATCGGGACTGTCTTGCCAAACTCAGCTGCACTTAGTGCTGGGCTAGTTAAAGATGATAAAATTTTGAGCATAAATGGCGTGAAAATCAACGAATGGGAAGATATAAAAAGACAAGTTAGCCTCTCTCCATTAGACTTAGTCGTGCAAAGAGGAGATGAAACTCTAAATATAATCTTAACCCCAAAAATAGGCGAAAGCATAAATATTTTTAGAGAAAAAGTAGAGGTTCCGCTCATTGGGATTTCTCCAAATGGCGACATAATTAAGGTTTATCATAGTGGATTTTCTAGTTTGAGTTATGCTTTTAGCCAGACTGTTGAGGCTTCAAAACTCATCTACAAAGGGCTTGAAAAGCTCATAATCGGCGCAGTTCCACTCAAAGAAATGGGTGGAATCGTGGCGATGGCTGACATCACGACCAAGGCATCTCAGATAAATTTATCAGTTTTATTTCTTATAGTGGCTTTAATATCTGTAAATTTAGGCGTGCTAAATCTACTCCCGCTTCCAGTATTAGATGGCGGACATATAGTTTTCAACCTTTATGAGATGATTTTTCGCCGTCCTGTTAATCAAAGGGTTTTTAACGCGTTAAGCTATGGATCTATGATGTTTTTGTTTGCTTTGATGGCATTTACGATATTTAATGATTTGTTACGACTTGCAGGAGTTTATGAATGA
- a CDS encoding YggS family pyridoxal phosphate-dependent enzyme, with product MKFDEILKKVGDAKLIAVSKNVSENEVLELYKQGQMDFGENRVQELKRKKEILSELNLNWHFIGRLQTNKINHLISLRPTLWQSCESLEMARAVDKRLDFKLDCLLQINSAHEDTKQGVDPDKAIEEFLRIKDECKNLNLVGVMSIGAHEDDAKIVQKSFELTREIYEKLQNHGAKICSMGMSSDFELAIKCGSNMVRLGTILYK from the coding sequence ATGAAATTTGATGAAATTTTAAAAAAAGTTGGTGATGCAAAGCTGATTGCTGTATCTAAAAACGTGAGCGAAAACGAGGTTTTGGAGCTATATAAACAAGGTCAAATGGACTTTGGCGAAAACAGAGTTCAAGAGCTAAAACGCAAAAAAGAGATTTTAAGCGAGCTAAATTTAAACTGGCATTTTATCGGTAGGCTTCAAACAAATAAGATAAATCATCTCATTTCTCTTCGCCCTACTCTTTGGCAAAGTTGCGAGAGCTTAGAAATGGCAAGAGCTGTGGATAAAAGGCTTGATTTCAAGCTTGATTGCTTGCTTCAGATAAACTCAGCCCACGAAGATACTAAGCAAGGCGTGGATCCAGACAAGGCGATAGAAGAGTTTTTGCGTATTAAAGATGAGTGCAAAAATCTAAATTTAGTTGGTGTGATGAGTATCGGAGCTCATGAAGATGACGCAAAAATAGTCCAAAAAAGCTTTGAGCTAACGCGCGAAATATATGAAAAATTACAAAATCACGGGGCAAAAATCTGCTCAATGGGTATGAGTAGCGACTTTGAGCTTGCCATAAAATGCGGTTCAAATATGGTTCGCTTAGGAACGATACTGTATAAATGA
- a CDS encoding AraC family transcriptional regulator, which produces MKRIIKRDTKPFFAISFIFLVFLFINYAYNYTTLKNSISRYEQGVFDRVKLKIDDWNKANFIDVNKMVKLIEEENLQDHKSLQELMYKLQKNSNFPYLILGLKSGEFFISDKEFVTPHNYTPVKRDWFNDALNAGGTIVTRPYFSMRLGLRSVSICSPIRIFGDVGVFCGGQPFKFISNYFNEYKSLYDKDLFLIDSQGEILGKTTKSESINLNDPNYIKFPVLGTKWFIVFERNDEIYTSSLSEFFMMNLIFYGFFVFIYFFTNLFWLKEHQKSDQLIGKQNEFIKDALVNKNSSVLVSCDESFNITSKELESFYDIFNGSNLKENILNSKYILDEEKQRFFSTHEQYKNLTINGKTYLVTTTDANDDISFLFQDISYEEVKKEYDGTLDRVLLFIHKNIDDDSQCIDKLAAISGYSKFHFQRMFKNYTGQTLANYLRQARLNKAKFLLSFTNETISNIAYNSGFSHIESFSRAFNKEFELSPSAFRDKSKKEIIKDELYYEEIFMDELNLTITFSQNNAKFLEGDRYFLIEYSNLIYGAKTNSNPDITIRKLKFVKVDFIRTGLNLELILNKIYTVFYDYEAYKHEIPIAFYTKNEFDKINFIYINIA; this is translated from the coding sequence ATGAAACGCATTATAAAAAGAGATACAAAACCATTTTTTGCTATTAGCTTTATTTTTCTTGTATTTCTTTTTATAAATTATGCTTACAACTACACCACTCTAAAAAACAGCATTAGCAGATACGAACAAGGCGTTTTTGATAGAGTAAAACTCAAAATCGATGATTGGAATAAAGCAAATTTCATCGATGTAAATAAAATGGTAAAACTCATCGAAGAAGAAAACCTCCAAGACCATAAATCCTTGCAAGAGCTTATGTATAAATTGCAAAAAAACTCAAATTTCCCATATCTTATACTTGGGTTAAAAAGTGGAGAATTTTTTATTTCAGATAAAGAGTTTGTCACACCACACAACTACACTCCAGTAAAAAGAGATTGGTTTAATGACGCTTTAAACGCTGGTGGGACTATAGTCACAAGACCATATTTTAGTATGCGTTTAGGGCTTAGAAGTGTTTCTATCTGCTCTCCTATAAGGATTTTTGGTGATGTTGGGGTATTTTGTGGTGGTCAGCCATTTAAGTTTATATCAAATTATTTTAATGAATATAAATCGCTTTATGACAAGGATTTGTTTTTGATCGATTCGCAAGGCGAAATACTTGGCAAAACAACAAAGAGCGAAAGTATAAATTTAAATGACCCAAACTATATCAAATTCCCTGTACTAGGTACAAAATGGTTTATTGTATTTGAGAGAAATGATGAAATTTACACAAGTAGTTTGAGTGAGTTTTTTATGATGAATTTGATATTTTATGGTTTTTTTGTATTTATATACTTTTTTACAAATTTATTTTGGCTCAAAGAACATCAAAAAAGCGACCAACTCATTGGCAAGCAAAATGAGTTTATCAAAGATGCTTTAGTGAATAAAAATAGCTCCGTTTTGGTTAGCTGTGATGAGAGTTTTAACATCACTTCAAAAGAGCTTGAAAGCTTTTATGATATATTTAATGGATCAAATTTAAAAGAAAATATCCTAAACTCAAAGTATATTTTAGATGAAGAAAAACAGAGATTTTTTAGCACTCATGAGCAGTATAAAAATCTTACGATAAACGGCAAAACTTATCTTGTCACGACAACTGATGCAAATGATGATATAAGCTTTTTGTTCCAAGATATAAGCTATGAAGAGGTAAAAAAAGAGTATGATGGAACGCTTGATAGGGTTTTGCTTTTTATTCATAAAAATATAGATGACGATAGCCAATGCATCGATAAACTAGCTGCGATAAGCGGATATTCAAAGTTTCATTTTCAAAGAATGTTTAAAAACTACACCGGTCAGACTTTAGCAAATTATCTAAGGCAAGCTCGTTTAAATAAGGCTAAATTTTTACTTAGTTTTACGAATGAAACCATATCAAATATAGCTTATAATAGTGGATTTTCGCATATAGAAAGCTTCAGTAGAGCTTTTAATAAAGAATTTGAGCTAAGTCCGAGTGCATTTAGAGATAAATCCAAAAAAGAAATTATTAAAGATGAGCTTTATTATGAAGAAATTTTTATGGATGAGCTAAACCTTACTATTACATTTAGTCAAAATAATGCTAAGTTTTTAGAAGGCGACAGGTATTTTCTGATAGAATATTCAAATTTAATCTACGGCGCAAAAACAAACTCAAATCCAGACATCACTATAAGAAAATTAAAATTTGTAAAAGTCGATTTCATACGTACTGGTTTAAATTTAGAGCTTATTTTAAACAAAATTTATACAGTTTTTTATGATTATGAAGCTTATAAGCACGAAATTCCTATAGCATTTTATACCAAAAATGAATTTGATAAAATAAATTTCATATACATAAATATAGCTTAG